The genomic segment GTGGACCGCCTTGTCGTCGTCGCCCACCTCCAGCCCCACGGCCGAGTGTATGGCGGGGGAGAGCGACGATTTGTGGAGCGTGCGGCGCTCGTAATAGTAATAGTTCCGCCTCTTCTCCTCGGCGCTGTAGCGGTTTGGAAAGAGGAAGAGCAGCATCACCACGTCCGCCTGCTTGATGAGCTGCGTCTTTGATATCGTCCTGTAGTCCGCGGACGCGGGCAGGACGGGCATGAAATGCTCGTCGAGCTGCGTGATCCGCGGGTCGCGCAGCCTGAAGTACCCGTCGAACTGCTCGATCAGCTTTCGCCGCGCGTTCCCCGGCACGTGGATCCTGGAGGCGATCCGGTGCCATGAGCGGATCTCCCGCTCGGTGAGCCCGAGCCTCCTCATGAGCGCTTTGGTCTTGACCGGCGCCCTGGCGAGCGCCTCCCTCGCCCTGTCGCAGGCCGCCTGGAGGTTCCAGCGGGCCATGGTGTTGGTGAACGCGCTGTTGCTCACGCGTTCGTGGAACTCGTCCGGCCCCATGGCGTCGTGGATCTCGTAGCGGTTCCTCTTTCTGTTGAGGGTCACCCTCGACGCCCAGAACCGGGCGGTCTCGAAGATGAGCTCCAGCCCGCACCTCATCATGAAGGACCAGTCGCCGGTCGCCCGGCAGTAGTGGTCGACTGCGAAGGCGATGTCCGCGACTATGTGGTGCTCGTAATCGAGCGTGGTGATCCTGATTATCGTGCCGTCGAAGTCCCTGGCCCAGGACGGGGTGCACTCCTCGCCGGTGTCGGCCGACTCCCAGGGAAAGAGGGCGCCGCGGTAGTCCTTGGAGGCCGCGATCGCGCGGGCCGCATCGAGCCTGCGGCACCTGTACATGAGCTGGGCGCGGGCCGTCTCGGGGAAGGCGTACATGAAGAACGGGGTCACGAAGAGCTCCGCGTCCCAGAAGATGTGGCCGCGGTACGCCTCTCCGGAGAGGGTCCTGGCTCCTATCGAGACGTCGTCCTCGGCGTTGCCCGCGATGATCAGGTGATAGATGTTGAAGCAGAGCGCCTGGTCCGCCGCGTGGTCTCCCTCTATCTCCACGTTCGCCTCTCCCCAGAGGCGGTCCCATGCCTTCGCGTGGTCCTCGAAGAGGCGCTTGAGCCCCCGCCTGCGCGCCCTCCTCAGGTCCCCGATCGTCTCGCGCTTGAGCTGGTGCGGCTTTGCGCTCCTGGATGTGTGGATGGTGAAGAACTTGCGGAATGTGATTGTCTCGCCCTTGTGGACCCTGAGCCTGAGCGCCCTCTCCGAAACTGTTTTGCAGCGCTCGCCCCTGCATATCTCGAGGGATGTCGCGTAGGCGACAAACGTGCCGCTCTCGAGGGTGCGGACGCAGAGGTACGATATGTTGTCGCCCTGGCCGACCTCGTGGGGCATGAAGTGGATCTTGCGCCCCTCCGTGAGCACCCCCTTGTTGGAGACGCTCGTGTCGATCGTGGTCTGGACGTTGAGGGTCATGGCCGCGTCCAGCGGGGTGACTCGGACCTCCATCACACCCAGGCGCCTGTTGTGCATGCTGACGAAGCGGCGGGACTGGTAGAGTATGCACTTTTTGTGGGTGGTCCGAAAGACCGTCTGGCGGCTGAGCACTCCGTGGCGCAGGTCGAGGACGCGCTCGTGGTGCAGGTGGTCCATCGAGATGAGCCCCAGCTTCTCGCCGTAGGCGTCTATCCTGAGATTTATCGGGTTGGGGCAGTTGACTATCTCGGTGATCTGGGCGCCGGTCCGGTCGTAGAGACCGGCTATGAATGTGCCGGGCGTGGAGTCGTACGGTATCTCCTCGAGCACCCCCCTGCAGCAGAACCGGCCGTTGCCCTGCGCGAACTGGGTCTCCCGGACCTTCTGGAGCCCGGGGTCCCAGGATCCCTCGCGGATCATCCACCGTTCGGGCGGGTAGTGCTTTCTGAACTCCTCGAGACGTTGCATCCTGCGTCTTCCCTTCAGGGCATCAGCTCTCTGAGCCTCTCGACCGACGTCTCGCCCGCGTCGGCTATGACTGCGTCGGCCATCGCGAGCCTGCCGGGGTTGTCGTACCTGTCTATGCCCACGCACTTCATCTTTCCGTTCTTCGCCGCCTCGACCCCCAGCACCGCGTCCTCGAAGGCTATGCAGTTTTCGGGAGATGCCCCGAGCCTCTCAGCGGCCGCCAGGAATATCTCAGGGTCGGGCTTCCCCTTCGCGATGTCGTCGCCGCTTATCACGGCGCCGAGCCTGTCGTAGAGGCCGATCCTCTTGAGTATGTGCGGGCAGTTCCTGGAGGAGGAGATCACCGCCACCTTGATGCCGGCGGAGATGAGCGAGTCGATGAGCGCGATCGTGGTGTCGTAGACCGGTATCTCGGCCGCGTCCAGAAGCTCCCTGAAGTAGAGCTGCTTTTTGTCGGCCGCGGTCCTCAGGTCTTTCTCGGAGAGGCCGGTGAGTATGGCGCGGGCGCCGTCGTAGCGCGGGATGCCGTCCACCTTCCGCTTGTAGTCGTCGAACGTGAATTCGTGGCCGTATTCGTTGAACATCCGCTTCCAGGCCTGAAAGTGCAGCGGGACCGTGTCCACGACCACGCCGTCGAGATCGAATATGCAGGCTTCCAAAGGCATCGCGGCACCCCTTTGAACACAAAACCTAGGTAATAGGTCCCCCAAAGTCAACTGCGCATCGCCGCATCCCTACCGGTCGATCGCATAAGGCGCCATCTGAGAATCGAAGACGGAGGCGGACCATCTCATGCGATCGTCGAGCCATGAGGCCAGCTCGACGGCGCCGGCAGCGCCCATCCTCTCAGCGACCGCCTCCGCCCCGGGATCGTCGATCGAGAACGAGTCGGCGGAGCGGCCGGCGAAGAGCCTCACGCGCGAGACCACCCTGCGCAGGAATGAGATCTGCTCCGTGAGCCCCTCGCAGAGTTCCCCGGGCAGGACCCCCTCGGCCCGCAGCGCGTCGAGCGCGTCGAGGGTGTTCTGGCTGTGAAGGCGTTCGCTCGAATTCGCGCTCAGCATCTGGTGCATCTGGACCACCGCCTCGAGCTCCGCCAGGCCCCCTCGGCCCGACTTCAGATCGAACGCGCCCGGCCTCGGCCGGGGCCGCTCGTCGATGGCCCTTTTGCGCAGCCGGACTATCTCCTCCCTGAGGGCGTCCGCCGGCGGGGGGGCGAGGCCGAACGCGAGATCCTCGACCGAGTGCCCGACGCGCGCCGCGAACTCCTCGTCGCCGGCGATCGCGCGCGCCTTCATGAGCGAGCGGCGCTCCCACAGCTGAGACTGGCCCTTGTGGTATTCGACGAAGGAGGCGAGCGTCGCCACCAGCGTCCCGGCTCTCCCGGAGGGCCTCAGCTCCGAATCGACCGAGTAGGCCCGGCCGTAGCGGCCCGGCAGCGAGATCATCGATATGATCCTCTGCGCCAGCCGCGTGAAGTACTCGACGTTGGCGATCGGGGAGTCGCCGTCGGTGCGGCCCCCGCCCTCGTAGATGAAGCAGAGATCGAGGTCCGAGCCGTAGTCCAGCTCGCGGCTGCCGAGAGAGCCCAGCCCCACTATCGCGAAGCCGGCGCCGGGCCCGCCGTCGAGCCTGGGCCTTCCGAAGCGCACCCTCATGTGCCTGGTCGCGATCTCCAGGGCGCAGGCGAGCACCGCCTCCGCCGCGATGGTGAGCCTCTCCATCACTCGCCTGTGCGGCATCCCGCGCGTGAGGTCCAGCTCCTGAACCCTCCTCGACTCCTGGGCCCTGAACCACGCGAGCGACTCGATCTCCTCCTCCTCGCTGCCGGCCCGCTCCGCGTTGTCCCGTATGGCGTCCATGAGTTCCAGCCTCTCGTAGTCGGCGGTGAAGAGGGCGTAAAAGAGCCTGGAGACTGCCTTGCGGTGGCGGGAGAGCTCGGCGTCGAGCGTTGCCGAGGGGGCCTCTCCGCGGAAACCCATCCTGCGCCCGAGGGCGGCGAGCGAGCGCTCGTCTTCCGGGAGCGTGTGTGTCTGCCGATCCCCGTCGGCCTGGAGCATGTTCTCCAGCCTCCGCAGGAACGAGTAGGCCTCGCTGAGGGTGCGCGCGCCGAACGGGTGCACGATCGACTCGGAGGCCAGCGCGTCGATGGCCTCGAAGGTGTTTCCCCGGCGCACCGACTCGATCGACCCGCCGAAGAGCAGGCAGAGCGCCTGGGTCAGAAATTCCGCCTCGCGTATGCCGCCGCGGCCGAGCTTGATGTCGCCGCTGCGGCCCGAGCGCTCCGCCTGGCGCTCCATGGCCTGCTTCATCCTGCGCATGTGGGCGAGGTCGGCGAGCGACATGGAACGGCGAAAGACGAACGGCCGGACCGCCTCCACGAATGCGGCGCCGAGATCGAGGTCCCCGGCGACCGGCCGGGCCCTGATCAGCGCCTGCCTCTCCCAGTCTTGGCCGAAGTACTCGTAGTATCTCTCCGCCGCGTCGAGCGAGTTGGCCAGCGGCCCCTGCGGGCCCTCGGGCCTGAGCTCGTGGTCCACCCTGAAGCCGAAACCGCGCTCGGTCACGCGCGAGACGAGCCTCGTGAACGTCGAGGCGAGCTTCACGTAGAACTCGTGGCTGGTCGTGCGCGCGCCCGAGGGGGATGAGGCGCCCCCCTCGTCCGTTTCGTATATGATCATCAGGTCCACGTCGGAGCTGAGGTTGAGCTCACGGCCGCCCAGCTTTCCGAGCGCTATCACGACGCCGCGGCACGGCGCCTGCCCGCCCCCGGGGGAGGGCATCGTCGGCTTTCCCGATCGCGCAATCATAAGCGCCTGCGAGCGGCCCCAGGCCGCCCCGAGTATC from the Pseudomonadota bacterium genome contains:
- a CDS encoding glycoside hydrolase family 65 protein, producing MQRLEEFRKHYPPERWMIREGSWDPGLQKVRETQFAQGNGRFCCRGVLEEIPYDSTPGTFIAGLYDRTGAQITEIVNCPNPINLRIDAYGEKLGLISMDHLHHERVLDLRHGVLSRQTVFRTTHKKCILYQSRRFVSMHNRRLGVMEVRVTPLDAAMTLNVQTTIDTSVSNKGVLTEGRKIHFMPHEVGQGDNISYLCVRTLESGTFVAYATSLEICRGERCKTVSERALRLRVHKGETITFRKFFTIHTSRSAKPHQLKRETIGDLRRARRRGLKRLFEDHAKAWDRLWGEANVEIEGDHAADQALCFNIYHLIIAGNAEDDVSIGARTLSGEAYRGHIFWDAELFVTPFFMYAFPETARAQLMYRCRRLDAARAIAASKDYRGALFPWESADTGEECTPSWARDFDGTIIRITTLDYEHHIVADIAFAVDHYCRATGDWSFMMRCGLELIFETARFWASRVTLNRKRNRYEIHDAMGPDEFHERVSNSAFTNTMARWNLQAACDRAREALARAPVKTKALMRRLGLTEREIRSWHRIASRIHVPGNARRKLIEQFDGYFRLRDPRITQLDEHFMPVLPASADYRTISKTQLIKQADVVMLLFLFPNRYSAEEKRRNYYYYERRTLHKSSLSPAIHSAVGLEVGDDDKAVHYLAHALSTDLSNIHGNAAEGVHAASAGGTWQAVIMGFAGMRIHPDHISFSPRLPPGWRALKFAVRFMGAKLRVSITHRKTSILVERPAARGRVFASVYGAKKQLKKHAYVDFHPSLSRRGGKSARARRSS
- a CDS encoding beta-phosphoglucomutase family hydrolase, with protein sequence MPLEACIFDLDGVVVDTVPLHFQAWKRMFNEYGHEFTFDDYKRKVDGIPRYDGARAILTGLSEKDLRTAADKKQLYFRELLDAAEIPVYDTTIALIDSLISAGIKVAVISSSRNCPHILKRIGLYDRLGAVISGDDIAKGKPDPEIFLAAAERLGASPENCIAFEDAVLGVEAAKNGKMKCVGIDRYDNPGRLAMADAVIADAGETSVERLRELMP